The proteins below come from a single Chitinophaga pinensis DSM 2588 genomic window:
- a CDS encoding sigma-70 family RNA polymerase sigma factor, which yields MLQQLTNLSDKELISRARKLKDQEAEGVLMERYSHLMVAVCLPYLNNGPSTSPEEIYPSLLQRLSDSLKTQTIPKANEWIHYTIRAQQARADNNSPFFPSTESREQQQIEAKIEKAATNQKEQQQLIVTIERTLDKLPAEEKYLLKEFYMNNKSFAELAEAKKISIEKLRQTLQQAKQKMASLLMNETYE from the coding sequence ATGCTACAGCAGTTAACTAATTTATCAGATAAAGAATTGATTTCCCGGGCAAGAAAGCTCAAGGATCAGGAAGCCGAAGGTGTACTCATGGAAAGATACAGCCACCTCATGGTCGCTGTTTGTTTACCCTACCTCAACAATGGTCCCAGTACCAGTCCGGAGGAGATCTACCCCTCTTTGCTGCAACGTCTCAGTGACAGTCTGAAAACCCAGACGATCCCGAAAGCCAATGAATGGATCCACTATACGATCAGGGCACAACAAGCTCGTGCAGATAACAACAGTCCATTTTTTCCAAGTACGGAATCCAGAGAACAGCAACAGATAGAAGCTAAAATAGAAAAGGCGGCTACCAACCAGAAAGAACAGCAACAGCTGATCGTTACGATCGAGCGAACACTCGATAAATTGCCTGCCGAAGAAAAATATTTACTGAAAGAATTCTACATGAATAATAAAAGTTTTGCAGAGCTGGCGGAAGCTAAGAAGATTTCCATTGAGAAACTCAGACAGACACTGCAACAGGCAAAGCAAAAAATGGCTTCCTTA